One window of Oryza brachyantha chromosome 12, ObraRS2, whole genome shotgun sequence genomic DNA carries:
- the LOC102714792 gene encoding uncharacterized protein LOC102714792 isoform X1, giving the protein MSDSEPAAPPPAVADDAASPAAAAAAPAGEVEAPSLERKEELLPVEEKISELDESQSKLMGRLRGLKEDLLNWRTSLDTQVTKYKIELSDIKTALNSEIEQLRSDFQELRTTLKKQQEDVSNSLKNLGDTTDNEGNKGSDEGNKGSDEGIASEGVSDTLEKLKLDDNPKDHSESSSANEEKDETTAEDSTVDKTVKAESTSDE; this is encoded by the exons ATGTCCGATTCCGAACCCGCCGCGCCCCCACCGGCCGTGGCCGACGACGCCGCGTCGccagcggcggccgcggcggctccAGCGGGCGAGGTGGAGGCCCCGTCTCTGGAG AGGAAGGAGGAGCTGCTGCCCGTGGAGGAGAAGATCTCG GAATTAGATGAATCGCAGTCAAAGCTTATGGGGAGACTTCGAGGACTCAAGGAG gatttGCTGAATTGGAGGACCAGTTTAGACACACAAGTGACCAAATACAAAATT GAACTCTCTGATATCAAAACTGCTCTGAATAGCGAAATTGAACAGCTGAGATCA GATTTCCAAGAATTGAGGACCACCCTTAAGAAGCAGCAGGAAGATgtatcaaatagtttgaagaaTTTGGGG GATACCACTGACAATGAAGGGAATAAAGGAAGTGATGAAGGGAATAAGGGAAGTGATGAAGGGATTGCAAGTGAGGGTGTCTCAGATACCCTAGAGAAGCTGAAA TTGGATGATAATCCAAAAGACCATAGTGAAAGCAGTAGTGCCAATGAGGAAAAGGAT GAAACTACTGCTGAAGATAGCACGGTTGATAAAACTGTTAAGGCGGAGAGCACAAGCGATGAATAA
- the LOC102714792 gene encoding uncharacterized protein LOC102714792 isoform X2, which translates to MSDSEPAAPPPAVADDAASPAAAAAAPAGEVEAPSLERKEELLPVEEKISELDESQSKLMGRLRGLKEDLLNWRTSLDTQVTKYKIELSDIKTALNSEIEQLRSDFQELRTTLKKQQEDVSNSLKNLGLQDTTDNEGNKGSDEGNKGSDEGIASEGVSDTLEKLKETTAEDSTVDKTVKAESTSDE; encoded by the exons ATGTCCGATTCCGAACCCGCCGCGCCCCCACCGGCCGTGGCCGACGACGCCGCGTCGccagcggcggccgcggcggctccAGCGGGCGAGGTGGAGGCCCCGTCTCTGGAG AGGAAGGAGGAGCTGCTGCCCGTGGAGGAGAAGATCTCG GAATTAGATGAATCGCAGTCAAAGCTTATGGGGAGACTTCGAGGACTCAAGGAG gatttGCTGAATTGGAGGACCAGTTTAGACACACAAGTGACCAAATACAAAATT GAACTCTCTGATATCAAAACTGCTCTGAATAGCGAAATTGAACAGCTGAGATCA GATTTCCAAGAATTGAGGACCACCCTTAAGAAGCAGCAGGAAGATgtatcaaatagtttgaagaaTTTGGGG CTACAGGATACCACTGACAATGAAGGGAATAAAGGAAGTGATGAAGGGAATAAGGGAAGTGATGAAGGGATTGCAAGTGAGGGTGTCTCAGATACCCTAGAGAAGCTGAAA GAAACTACTGCTGAAGATAGCACGGTTGATAAAACTGTTAAGGCGGAGAGCACAAGCGATGAATAA